DNA sequence from the Antennarius striatus isolate MH-2024 chromosome 3, ASM4005453v1, whole genome shotgun sequence genome:
CCATGTGTGTCAGAGGCGATGACCATACAGCTCTGTGTTTTAAGCCTTTTGGCCATTTTTGGGTCTTTCTGCTAAAGATTTAGTTGGGGGATCTCTAACAGCAATGATTCTCAAATGTCTGCTCCTGCTTTGGATGGGAACATCACTTCTctagatatatttatttttccaaaaagCTGAAATACCTTgatttttcccatttaaatGTCTTAATTGCTCTGATACAGTTTCACGTTGAGATTCATTTTGTTAGAGAGTAGCACCTCCTCTGTAACTATGAATAGACCTCTCATTGTAGTGTACTCCTGTTAGTCTTACAGCCTCCTCATGTCATCACAGGTTAAATCTATAAAGATGAAAATGACTCAATATTATTCTTCCTCTGTTCCCAGATATGCATCTAGACTAAAATTGTATAATGTAGTAATTCAATTACTTCAACCCACTAGAAATACAGAATCATCTATATTATGACTTGTATTATGGTGACGTTTAAAATTGATGCATACATTCAGTTCATACTTACACACTCAATCCTCACTTCCATTTTCatattcaaattcattttttctgCTTGACCCAATTCTCTCCTTACATTTTTACCTTTACCAAATCCAGTGGGTTTGCTTTTGAAACAATGCTGCCTTCTGTCCATTTGATGAATGACCAATACTGCTCAATACACCAAAATTAATGGATGGTCTAGTAGAGTATGTTCTCACAGTTGATTCATAATTGGCTCTGGTTGTAGTGTAAATCATTACAGAACTAAATAATGCATGTGCATATGACGCTATGAAGGCATCTGAATGTACATTTGCACATTTTGTCTGTCCAAGTAGCCGTTAGTGCTTTtgcattttgttattatttgtcTAGTATACTGTttagcactgtgtgtgtgtgcatttgtgtgtctaATGTTAAGTGTTCAGTGTTGTAATGTatagcatgtttttggatttaCTGATATTATCTTATCAACCCTccatttgtgttgtgtgttgtgtgtgtgcgttgtgtgtgtgtttgtgtgtgtgtgtgtgtgtgtgcgcatgtgtgtatgtttgtaggCCGGTATTGCAGGTGCGCCTGCTCGTGCGGTATCAGCTGTAAAGAACATGAATCTCCCGGAAATGCCCAGAAACATCAACATTGGTGACATCAGCATAAAAGTGCCAAATTTACCCTCCTTCAAATAGTGGCAGCGAGGTCCTGAACCTGCAGATGTCAGCCAATGTTTACCATGATGCAGTCACCAAAACCTCAAGTTACTGGTACTAACTTTTTATCCAAACTATACATTTTGAAGGTACTGTGTGAGCCAACACTTTGTTCTgctatttctttgtttttctttttcaagaaagtgtctttccattttttttatttgtaagaaggagaaatgaaatgtttatcAGTAATACATTCCTTCTGCCTCACTAGGGGTTTCCCTTTGACATTTAGCTGCTACTATACAGATCTGTGTCAGTTTGTTCCTGAAGGCTTTTCACTGACGTGTTTACCGAAAAACTATAGACTGTAGCAGCTGGTACTAAGTGTAAGACAGTCTTTTTTGTTTGAGTTTTCCAGAATAGAGAATTCAATCAATGaagtaaaaagtttaaaatgttcCAAATCCAATTGAACAGGTGTGTTACAGTATTAAAAAGCATAAATTATAGCTTGTTTGTATAATCAgtgcaaaaagtaaaaataatggtTCATTGCAGATATGCTGTTATAAAGAATTAAATATatgctgaaattatttttgtcttatttgtatttttaaatgatttatcaTGTCTTTAAAGATATCTCTTAATTTCAGTCagtgcatgattttttttcttttgtttttcgaTATAATAAACTGTGGAAACTCAGACTGTATTCTTGTCTTGTTTCATCAAATGTAATGCAATACAGTACTGAAACAAatgctctctctcctctctactGTACATAAAcatacaacatttttacttattGGGTTTTgcgattcttttttttttttttaacaacgtTTATACTTATAATATCAAATGTGACTTTGGAATAACTATTTCtcaatcttaaaaaaaacttgcagaCTTGATCTTGGCCCGTTTATGAATTCAGACGTAATGTTTTTGAGCGACCGCGAAATAGCCATATTTTTGAAACATCACTGGAAAAAAAGCGCTAGCACATAAAAGTAAgtgtgaaaaatataaatagtacTTACGAAAAATTGTAGCCGCAATTACGGTAATAACATTTCGCTTTCACGAATTTGCTGGAGCCTGTTTGTCCATTCCGTTACTCCGTAGCAACTCCTCcaattcagtttcattttgcGGCTGTGTTGCACAAGCTACATTCGAATAGCCTTCCCTGTGTTTATTGATTTtcttataatattaataaactgATTATTTTGACGCTCATCTGTTCGAGTTTACATTATCGAGTTGCCATTTAAATCTTTTGATTGACTTtacgtgtttgtttttcttctccccACTGCGCGTCATTGCGCAGCTTTGACTGTCACGTGATCCGTCCCGTgacaacaggaagcaggacTGACTGGAGGGTGATGCTACTCACTTGAAACATTTCTATATTCATTTATACTTTTCAGGGAACAACAGACAACAATGTCTTCaataataaaagaaacacaaaggtgGGCAGCGTTTAGTTTTCCTCTCTGAGCGATAGAATCATTCTATTTGCTTCCTGTCTCGCTACCTGTACTTTCCTGATGCCTAATGAATTCATCCTGGAAGTAAGAAAGCAATGACTGTAATATGAAGCTGCGGCGTTCATAGCCAATGACCAACATGCAGCTCTGTTTCGATGATGATTTCTACAGAAAAAACGATGGCCGATTTTCCTGCGAAATGTCACAAACTATGTTGATAATGCTTGTGATCCGGTCCCGTTAATGTTAAGGACTGTTTTAGATTTAAATGAGTAATATAATCAATCCATTCACACAATAATACTGTTGACTATAGTTTgcacattaacaaaaaaataagtttacattttttatggATGCATCACTACCACTAGGTGTTTTATTGAAACTcaagtagttttattttttatcaaaatgatcTTGCTTGGAAGTACGTTTTTAGCCAAAAGTAAATTGTTCAGAAAGAAGCATGTAGTACACATGCATTGCATGCTCAAATGTAAAGGTTTGTGGTATACTTTATTAGATTTGTGACTTTACTACACACGTTTTTACTTTATGAGTATGTGAACCAGTTTTGCATGAAGAATATTTGTATTACAGGAACCTActgaaacatttgtttgctgATTGAATATGCTGCCAAAATCTTTAGACTTGTTGTATTCAGGTATATTAAGTGACAGCTTTCTATGTATATAATTGTCTGGAACAAAagtttttattctatttctaaACTAAGAGATCTAAGTACATTTTGCATTGCTGTTACATCTCCTCTTTCCCAACAGTATAAAAGAAGCTGTGTGTTTCATCAACGTGATAGATGTAAGCAAGTTCTCAAGACTGATCTCCCGCATCATTCAAAAGCTTCATCTGAAGGTGCAGAGACAACGCATTGTTATCTGTGGCAAAGAAAAGAGGCTTTGAAGATTTGAGAGAGCTTTTATGAGAGAGCAGTGAATTGATAATGAGTTATCGGAGCATGAGTCGGATTTCAGTCAGGCTCTAATGATTGCACGTATGTACATTTTTAAGGCTGTTCACACGACGTAGCTGGATGTCTAAAGGTGTCATTCACTTCCCCACCATTTCCTTCCTTCCAATTTATGTTTTTACATATTTGTTGTATAAACGACATTTTTATGGTACATAGATTCcttatttaaatgtaatgtaaatcattattacatcccgcgaagcggtgatgtattgtaaatgtattgtaagtgttcgtgtgttcatttGTCTGTCCGTTtgtcagtccaccaaatatcttcgcaaccattacagatagaaagatgaaacaaaaagctcatTCCTCGGgtggcaaagaggatgaaaatgagatgatgaccttgaccttgagaaaattagattaaggtcaaatttcaagttttgtacactcaggaaccggatcagatagaaagacgagggagaaggccagggtaagtaagaccatagatcaaagctagtggtttGATCAATTGAACTAGACCAgagacctatgaaagtaggtcagggtaaaattttcaattcatgggtgtcacgggatgttgcggtctgaatgccttggttctagtttgtaATTGCTGTGACTTACTGTTTTTACACAATTTATTTTCGATAGGTAAGGCACCATAATGTAACTaaagttaaattattttgtaatgctatacagtaatttacttgtaatttattaatttattttatttattgtaacatTCAATTCTGAAAACATTctcaatatatttaataatgaaATGTGCTCATTATCATTGCTCAGTATTGCTGaagttttttgtaataaaatacattttttgccTACAAAGTTCCTAAATCTTACAGACTATATTCCATTGTTTTTGTCCAGTGTTAAATTAAATggatatatttaataaatgtaccCTTAACATAtacttttcttttaaagctGTATAAATCGTACTGAATTTGAAAAGTTACTGATTGTCAAAAATTTCAAATGCATTTcaggatttcaaaaaattaatttttcaatGTATGATTCACAGGGAGAGCGGACAttcagtgaagaagaggagcaaaAGCTTCAGACTGCTCTCTCGCTGGATAAGCAGGCTCTCAGTCTAGTCCTGGAAACTGCTGCCTTTATATTAGAGCAGGTGAGGGTTAGTCATCTGAAGTCATTGGAGGGTTTaccagatgtgttttttttatttaaatgcacaCTTTTTTATGAGTAGTCCTGATATTCTAAAGTGACCATTTCAAATGGACTGTTGTTACTTGGATTAATAGTGTGGCTCCTCCTGATATACAGTTTACAGGTGCACATAATGCTTTAATTGCcaggcataaaaaaaaaatcccttacCGCAGTCTCTGAGTACTGTATGTTGTATCTAGGAGCAGACTACAAACTACTAATGATTTAATATGTTGATAAACATGATAAGAAGCCTCtaaatgaagttaaaaaagaaaatgtttcagtttgTGTTGAACCACTTTGTCCAGCTGGGGTCACTGCTGTAATTTGAATTGTGGTGCTAAAGAAATATTGAGGTGTATGTTAGTAATAACCGTTAAGAGGAGAAAAAACATTGTTCTACTCATCCTGTAAAATAATGATAGCATTTATTAAAGCGTTTCTATGCTAAACCGTCTTGTCTCGTTTCTAGGCAGTGTATCATAATGTAAAGCCAGCCTCTCTGCAGCAACAGCTGGAGACCATTCATCTGAACCCAGACAAGGCTGAGGTCTTCTCTCAGGCCTGGGCCTCCGCTGGACAGGAGCTGGTGGACAGACTGAAGCACAATATATTCGCCCCAAAGAAGGTAAAACTAATAAACTGGTCTTTGACTGTTTTTCATCACTAATTCATCtctaggggcggcagtggctcagcggtagagcgggtccaatgttcccaagaaTAGTGGTTCGATTCTTCTGCCCAGCCACCTCATAgagtgtgagctaacagtgggaggtgtcagttaaTGCCCCTGAATCTGAAAGAAATGGTACTTGAAGTGTTACTGCTTAATCACTTCATAGAGAagaacaacatttaaaattagCATCAAGATTCTGTGAGCAGTGACAGAACTCATGGTAATCCAAAAAGAATTAACTCACACAAAAATAACTTAACCTGACGGCGGTCGATTCACTATATGTTTGTATTAACCTCCCGAgaactgccgaggcacccttgagcaaggcgtcgcccccctttacaagttgctcattcgGGCACacaaagaaggagctgcccgccgctctacctcccactgcatttttacaggccccttgtctatgtgtgttacagggcctgcacacaacatatatatgtatgtatgattGACTAACAGTACTAACAAAAGTGTACTATTAATTTCCCTTTcctatataaaataaaaataagtctgACATTTTCACCTGTTATGTGATTTTAAATTTGGTTTTCCTTAAAGCTcaaacacagaataaattagaataaataaGCTGCATGTATGCATCAGTTGCTGTTTTCATCCATCAAACAATACTCCTGCTGAGGTCTTTTAAGTCATTCTCCTTTCCCCCATGAGTTTGTAGCTGATGGCAGAAGGtgtctgctcttttttttggctttgCACAATTGTAGCATCACTGAAGAGACTGCATAGTACTGACATGACCCTTTTCTCATCCAATTTATTGTGTCAGTCATTTTTTAGACTTTGCTTGTCTTTAAATGAGCAGTTCAAGTACCCGACAAACAATGAATGCATCTCTGCTGCTTCTGCCATACATAAGTGAAGTGTGTCATTCTTTGCCACTGTTACCTCAACTCCAAATACCTGTTTCATGTTATACAGTTAAAATAAGATTCAGTTGCAGTATGCTTTGTGGTTAATTCGTTGTATTGATAACTATAATCTACATATTACCAAGTAATATCTAATATATAATACCTCGAACATGACCAACATTCATCTAATGCAAATGAGTAAGTTCtttgaaaatttgtttgagagCTCTGAGACTTCTGAGATCAATAAATCaggactgtttttatttacagcaaTTATGCAAGACTTCAGTATTGATGCACATCTATGAATTATTAATAATgaaagtaataaatataaattgatAATTGTAAAAGTGCACCTCCCATTCAAATTTCCTCACTGGGCTTGATTCTATAGCTTTAAAGCTGGCCACTGGCAGTCATTCAGTTAACTCAAGACGTTGCTTTAGTAAACAGTTCCGTTTACCGAGACTCGTCTTGCAAATAGCAGTTTTGATTGACAACACATTATAAGATGTCACCATATGatggaacaacaacaaactaaaACACATTTGATACTTTTTTTATGCTCTGTCTTTCACATATTAGTCAGAATACCATTGAAATGCAGAttgaattgatttattttattcctgttttttaaCTTTGCTCATGGTGAAAAAATAAGAAGGGTAACTCATCATGGAGTTGTGATGTTTATGCATACCAGTGTGGATGTTGCAGCTGTGAATACGGTGGGCCAGCCCTTTCTCATCTCACACCTGTCTGCAGATGCTGTGGAAACATCCGGGCCATATAAGTCACACATGGTTTATTATTATGGCTTCTGCATCATAAAACACCTAACTGCTTTGCCTTGATTTAGCACTGCTAATCTATTACCCTGCTACCGCTGAGAATAATAGTCTGACAACCTGCAACTTTTACATAAGGTAATTTTAACTTTGAGCAGATCAAGCAAAGTTTTTGTGATGCTTATGGTAATGACTGTGGGTGTGTTGATGCAGTGACTTCTAATTGTTCAGCACATTCAGCAAACAAGGCAATAACTTAAGCAGAGCCATTTTCCATCTAAACAAATGTGTTCTTCTTGTAGGACTGGTTTTGAAGTTGCAACTTCTTAAATTGGACAGACAAAAGTGAATGCAATTTATGATGAGTAAGCCTATAATAGTACAAGAAGTGAAACAATTTAGGACTGAAAAGTGTTATAAATTAGTCAATTAGTCATTTTGAATAAATCTGGAGCTATGCCAATGGTCAGTTTGATTTTCAGTGCATTGTGCGCATGTGCATTGTGATTTATAATGATTCagtaataaaagtaatttaatgGGTACATATTGAAAGCAGTGATTCAAAGTTTTTTCACATTCACAACCCAATAAAAAAttgagaaatattaaaaaaaaactctgaaaAATGATCAGGTAATGAgcttataatgataataatagatggaaaacacacatttcttcagaaatCTGCCTCCACTGTTGTTTTGTGGGAAATGTGCCATGTGACAGTTTTTCAATAGATTCTTTGAAAATGTCTCTGGGGTATTAATTAAGTGGCAATGTGAAAACTGTCGATATTAAGAAAAGACTGGCTCCATTGATGTGTTTCAGTTGGAGTATGTTGGCTGGCAGCTGAACCTGCAGATGGCCCAATCCAGCCAGGCCAGACTGAAGTCTCCCAGCACTGTCCTTCAACTGGGACTACAAAATGAAGACTCTGAGGTGTGaccagacacaaaaacacacacttaaatgcACACTCTGCAGAGATACtaacatttttttggtttacATATTGtaccattcattcatattttgtaACAcagtactaaaaaaaaacacacatcaacTGATTAGAGAGATATTCATTATTTCTGCCAATGATCTGCATCTATGATCTGCTTGTCTTAGTTAATAGATGGTAGTTCCTCTGGGGTCTAGTTTGACTTTGTGGTTGATGCACATCTGGCTCCAGGGTAACTGTAGTGTGAAGACCAGAGATCAGGGAGCTTGTTATATGAAACCTCCTGGGGCTTTTCGTTCTCTAGAAGCTAGAATTAGAAAGTACTGTAAGTAATGCACAATAGCCATACTTGCTAACTATattatatgcacacacacacacacacacacacacacacacacacacacacacacacacacacacacacacacacacacacacacacacacacacacacacacacacacacacacacacacacacacacacacacacaaactgattaACGCGACACAAACCTCCTGGACCCTGtttgtattaatttttattcagtTGAGGTTTTCTGGATCCCAATTAGCTAAATCAGCATAGTTATCCTAATAGGCAAGACCCCAtgatcctccctccctccttcactCATTTCTCCCCCCCTTCCATTGGGAGAAGaatttttctgctgctttagTAAAACGGGGCAAAAAGTCAAAAGACAGCTTCTGCTTCAAATTAAAAGGTTTTGTGATTAGAATTTAGTATTTCCTCAAAGAATGAATGTTGGGATtcttcaaaaaaatgtgaacacatTCTTGGATGTAAGATAAGACTAATCACATGCAATTGATGTTATGAGAAATATATGAGACATGCAAATTGTAAATGCTGCCCAGGACCACAGTTTCGTTGGCATGGATACTACAGTTTTTAGTCATGGCCTTCAAGCATTTGACTGGTTttgttttaatcagttttagTCTCAAAATGGTGGGACTGATTATCCCCTGAGCCTGGATAGCTGTTCCAGCTGACTAGTCTACTGTCTTTCTTGCACACTGCTTTGCATTCAGTCCCTGCAGAATGCCCGGCTTAGCCTAAACGTGGAATTAAGCATGACATATTCAAATTGGTGCTGTCCTATATGTTGGCTTATAAAcgtgagtttaaaaaaaagatttttcttcatctttatgaACACAACACTAGTaggattttttgtttgtttgttttagactATTTTCTGCTGTGCATTCCCTAGGCTTGTAAAAGaggtattaatttatttaaatccacTTACACAATTTCCCTTGTGGGAGGAGATAGCTTCGGGGCTAACACAAGGCCTGTTAAAAGTGTAGAGTGATCAACTTCCAGTAAAATCACTGGGGTACAGTTTGTCTGTTCagctgcagggggcgctgttgtGTCACAAGCTGGAACGTTTTCTTATGGCATTAAAGCATCTGGTAGATGGATAGGATACCTCAATTAACTTCATgttaaatgtgaatgtgtggggggggggttgtttgtttttttacttctacctttgttttgtgatttgaGATTCCCAACAGCAGCTTTGTTTTCTTCCGAACTCTGAGAATTTGTCAGAGCAACTTCTGGGAAGAAGTATATTATTTGTGAATATCAACAAAATTCAAACGCCACCAACGTACTAATTACAACACAGATTTATAGCACACTTAGTAGGAGAGGACGGAGAAGAGTATAATACATGGAATTAGAGGGTTAAAGGTGATAATGATCTGGGTAGAGAAAAGGGAGATAtatagagtgtgggaaaatgacACAAGCATAAAATAATGATGGATGAGGGAGCataaagacaagaaaatgaaagagtaGGAGAGAGTGGTGATGGTGACCGTCTGTACATTATTGATTTCTGGAACCCAAGTGGAGTGTTAGAGGCTCTCCCATCTGACTAGCCTCCTGCTTCGTTAACACTCTTCCTGGGGAGGAGGACGATGGCGATTTCTGCAAGGGAGCTTGTTTGGTCAAGACATAAAGCCTGTTGCACATTGCATATTTTTTATCTAGTAGGGAGTGACTGGGGCAGAAAAGGGCTGAAGTAATCTGTTAGTGGTAAGAAGAGAAGTTACAAAAGAATAGAAAAGTAGATAgaaggaaagagatgatggtgTTAGAGAAAGTAATGGGAAGTATGAGGTATATGAGGAACAGGGGAATGATgagcaagagaaaaaaaaagttttgtgtaaattacttttatctttattttttcagtgtgtTTGCTCAGTATATCAGCCAGACTGTAAATTACCAGATTTAATTCATCCAACTGCAAAGACCTTGAAATACACAAAATTGTGAGGGGATGTCTGCAGAGGTTGGGTCTCAAACACATCTTTGCATTAATTGTTTTAGTTTAACCTCACTTTGTATCTGTGCTTTTTTCAGCCTCCCTTGAGATAAAGGAGACAAAAATACATGATTACCCAGGGGATAAAAGTCAAGATAAGTTCAGTGTCAATAAGTAATTTTCCCTTTTGGGGGaataataaaggattctgattctgaataaATGCCAATATTGAACATGGATGCCAAAGTACATCCTTTCAACTTGGATGTTAATATTTATGACTGATTACAGAGAATTAAGTTTGAGAAGATTTTTTGATAGATGAAGTAAACATGTTTGACAGTATTAAGGCAATCCTTGTcttaaattttgttttactgAATATTATAAAACACATAGAGAATAACAAGTAGAGCAACATTATAAAACATTGAATATAAGTTTGAAGTAATCGTTTCCAGGACTGTTAgtcatatttcaaaatatttggCCACAGAATTAGCAGCCAAGCATGAATAATATATTCAGTTGCATCATTAATTTGTGCATAAAATCTCCGGGTATAGACTATGACAGGCAGAAAGAGAATAAGGAGGCTTTTAATAagggaatattttatttttagtagtACTTAAAGCGGCTCTGTACAATCATTGTTTGCCATTCTTTTAGAATACAGCCTGGCATTGACCAGTCATTTCAGGGAAATACATCTATGGTTGCGGGCATCACATTTCTTGTAAGTCAAAGAAATATGCAAAAGGAATCATCTGTGTCAGTGCTGCCCAACCTTTTTGACTTGCGAGCAAGATGCAAAAGTGAACTCATCAAAAGTTACTTAGGTCTATAAAGTGTTAATGCctcaagatttttttcttttctgatagCTTTTTTAGGCATGTGGTGGCTGAActctgaagaaaagaaaagcaggcgTGTGGAAACAGTGGATCCGTTTCACTCTTTCTGTTCTCCATTAATGTCTATCTCTACCACCATCGTTTAGTCCTTTATGTCACAATATCCATCTTCTTCTTATGTAAGCAGATACTCTGATGTTGCTTTGATGAATCTGAAAGTAGAAATCCATTGACAGTCACgactctctctcttcctgttcttccaTCCTGTGTCATTAGATCGAGCCACTGCTCTGCCGACTAAGGCTTGGCTGACATTTATAATACAGAACATCCACTTGCAAGGCAGCCACCGCCGATTTCAATATTAATTGTTTACACAGGAGGCCGCAAAGGCTCAAGGAAGGAGCTAGAGAGCTAATATAGCTTCTAAACACTTGCTGGGACTTCAAAGTATATGTTTGGCTGATAGCTTCAGACAGACTTGATGAAAATTGATAAAGCAAATCTCTTTTGAGTTTGAAATTGCACAAGGGAGAGATGTCCTAAATGCAGCTGACAGATTTTTGTGGTGTGTCTACTGTGGCACTAAAGTTGCTGATAACAACTTGGATTTACTTACGTTTCAATGAAAACAATTTCACCCAATCACTTGTTGTAAATCCAGTCTTAGAagattgacaaaaaaattaaaagccaaatggcaaatatttcatttttgtgtgttctcAGATACATTTGATGCTCCCCCAACTCCcttccagcacacacacatgtacgtacgcacacgcacgcacgcacgcacgcacgcacgcacgcacgcacgcacgcacgcacacacacacacacacacacacacacacacacacacacacacacacacacacactcaggcaaATGACTTTAGTTTGGATTTAGGAAAAATACAAGGACAGTTATAATGAGCAGTTTGGAGccttaaacacaaaaatattttgtgctaatgatgaaaacaaaacagttgcTGTCTCACTCCAACCCTTTACccaaaggttaaaggtcatgGTCAGCACCCAGGTACACCCAGAGATACAGTGTTTTGCCTCACATTAAATTGAAGACTTTCAGATATTGCTCCTGGACCTGGATCATTCCTTTTGGTTGACTTTTGCACTTTCACTACTTTTTCagtcaaaataaaactgcaaaCTAACAGCACTCAGTTCTATGTTAAGTTTCTTGCAGCTgttataaacatttattttcctcgATATTCCTGACGGATATCAGGTTTAAACATTTCAGAATGTGTTCCATAACAGCGAGCTTTAAATAACAGTTCCGGCTGTATCTCACGTCCTCATAGGAGGAACGTCTGTAAGCATCATAGTTTATTGTCTTCTTTGACACATGCACAATTGAGTTTTTCTACTCAAACATATGCACTGTCTTTTTCCAGCATCTTCCCTTTTCATTgatcacaaaaataaatgtcatgaagcagctttttctttcttttcttttatttgtgacTTATTCATGAGGCAATCTTCCGTTCTTCTGCTGCTTGAAATTTCTGTGTCAAGTTTTCCCCAGCTAGCTCTGCATTATAAGTCCACTAATTCTAGTTTGCGGAaacctgcatgtttttgttatcAAAGCATCAGACa
Encoded proteins:
- the commd10 gene encoding COMM domain-containing protein 10, whose amino-acid sequence is MSSIIKETQSIKEAVCFINVIDVSKFSRLISRIIQKLHLKGERTFSEEEEQKLQTALSLDKQALSLVLETAAFILEQAVYHNVKPASLQQQLETIHLNPDKAEVFSQAWASAGQELVDRLKHNIFAPKKLEYVGWQLNLQMAQSSQARLKSPSTVLQLGLQNEDSEVQENVFVEFKHQELLEFYNKLEVIQGQLDSLT